A window of the Gossypium hirsutum isolate 1008001.06 chromosome A05, Gossypium_hirsutum_v2.1, whole genome shotgun sequence genome harbors these coding sequences:
- the LOC107962197 gene encoding conserved oligomeric Golgi complex subunit 1 — protein sequence MRLISGSADDRDAESLFRAKPISEIRNVESATNKQIQDKKEELRQLVGTRYRDLIDSADSILQMKSASESISSNISSIHHSIRSLSISVLEAPSPKLQTPPNPTTRLRIYGIACRVKYLVDTPENIWGCLDESMFLEAAARYIRAKHVHSILILPDGDLDHINILSNFPLLQHQWQIVESFKAQISQRSRERLLDRGLSVAAYADALAAVAVTDDLDPEQVLRLFLEARKNWILHTLTASAGNGNATSSVAISAFCDVLNIIQVTIGQVGELFLHVMNDMPLFYKVILDSPPASQLFGGIPNPDEEVRLWKSFRDKLESVTVMLHKTFISSTCWSWVRDCGAQIISKINGRYLIDTIPSGQELITAEKLIRLTMESKEVLQESLEWLKSVFGSDIELPWNRIRELVLEGDLDLWNEIFEDAFVRRMKMIIDSGFEDLTRAVNVSDAIHTIVVTSGEKMDFETYLTTPSAGGGVWFAEPNNLKKLGPLSGNRALPEEDNLQSCLNAYFGPEVSQIRDQVGSCCQRVLEDLLSFLESTNASVRLKDLVPYLQNKCYDCVSAILKELQTELDNLYTAIGSEPKESDSVPPPLIVERSLFIGRLLFAFENYSKHIPLILGSPRFWVKYTAPAIFEKLPSSLWQSKAVNGSPFSDSLGRQILTSSERQSSSATAALLGANESASPKLYDLCKIMRELCIRAYSLWISWLSDELSVILSRELGQDDGLSATTPLRGWEEIIVKQEQSDEGSSEMKISLPSMPSLYVISFLCQACAEIHRIGGHVLDKPIVQRFALSLIEKVISNYKNFLSTREASGAQVSEKGILQVLLDIRFAADVLSGGDFNVNEELSLKPKSKSAFRRKRDHIQTKSAVRDSVDGLIYSFSQKLDPIDWLTYEPYLWENERQSYLRHAVLFGFFVQLNRKYTDTIQKLPTNSESNIMRCSVVPRFKYLPISAPALSSRGNTGKPIIAASNDITSRSSWEAYTSGELSRKGDLDDHQSFGVATPFLKSFMQVGSRFGESTLKLGSILTDGQVGIFKDRSAAAMSTFGDILPVQAAGLLSSFTTTRSDS from the exons ATGAGACTCATATCAGGTTCTGCGGATGACCGAGACGCCGAATCACTGTTCCGCGCCAAACCCATCTCCGAAATCCGCAATGTGGAATCCGCCACCAACAAACAGATTCAAGACAAGAAGGAGGAGCTCCGGCAGCTGGTTGGCACCCGCTATCGTGATCTGATTGACTCGGCTGACTCCATCCTCCAAATGAAATCGGCATCCGAATCTATTTCCTCCAACATCTCTTCCATCCATCATTCTATCCGCTCCCTCTCTATCTCCGTCTTGGAAGCGCCATCCCCGAAACTCCAAACCCCCCCTAACCCTACTACTCGCCTCCGCATCTATGGGATCGCCTGCCGCGTCAAGTACTTGGTGGACACGCCGGAGAACATCTGGGGCTGTCTCGACGAATCCATGTTCTTGGAAGCGGCCGCCAGGTATATTCGTGCTAAGCACGTCCATTCTATCTTGATTCTGCCTGACGGTGATTTGGATCACATCAACATATTGTCCAATTTCCCTCTGCTTCAGCACCAGTGGCAGATCGTTGAGAGTTTCAAGGCTCAGATTTCCCAGAGAAGTCGTGAGAGGTTGTTGGATAGGGGCCTGTCCGTTGCTGCCTATGCTGATGCCTTGGCTGCCGTTGCTGTCACTGATGATCTGGATCCTGAGCAGGTTCTGAGATTGTTTCTTGAAGCCAGAAAGAATTGGATATTGCATACATTGACTGCTTCTGCTGGTAATGGTAATGCTACCTCTTCTGTTGCCATTTCGGCTTTTTGTGATGTTTTAAACATAATTCAGGTCACCATAGGGCAGGTGGGAGAGTTGTTTTTGCATGTTATGAATGACATGCCTCTCTTTTATAAGGTTATTTTGGATTCTCCCCCTGCTTCTCAGTTATTTGGTGGGATCCCAAATCCGGATGAAGAGGTCAGGTTGTGGAAATCTTTTAGGGATAAATTAGAATCTGTCACGGTTATGCTGCATAAAACTTTCATTTCTAGCACTTGTTGGAGTTGGGTGAGGGATTGCGGAGCACAGATCATCAGTAAGATTAATGGTAGGTATCTCATTGATACTATACCTAGTGGCCAAGAACTTATAACTGCTGAGAAGTTGATCAGGCTTACAATGGAAAGCAAGGAGGTTTTGCAGGAGAGTTTGGAATGGCTTAAAAGTGTTTTTGGGTCTGACATTGAATTGCCTTGGAATAGGATCCGGGAACTTGTTTTGGAAGGTGATTTGGATCTTTGGAATGAAATATTTGAAGATGCTTTTGTCAGGAGGATGAAAATGATTATTGACTCAGGATTTGAGGATCTGACCAGAGCTGTCAATGTGTCAGACGCAATCCACACTATTGTGGTGACCTCTGGTGAGAAGATGGATTTTGAGACATATTTGACTACGCCTTCTGCAGGTGGTGGCGTTTGGTTTGCAGAACCTAATAACTTAAAGAAGCTTGGTCCACTGTCGGGAAATAGAGCACTACCTGAGGAAGACAATCTCCAAAGTTGTCTCAATGCCTATTTTGGCCCTGAAGTGAGTCAAATTAGAGATCAAGTGGGCAGCTGCTGCCAAAGAGTTCTTGAGGATCTATTGAGTTTCCTAGAATCTACCAATGCATCTGTGAGATTGAAGGATCTAGTTCCCTATCTGCAGAATAAATGTTATGACTGTGTTTCAGCTATATTGAAAGAACTCCAAACTGAACTTGATAATTTGTACACTGCGATTGGAAGTGAACCCAAGGAAAGCGATTCTGTACCTCCTCCTTTAATTGTTGAGAGATCTCTTTTTATTGGGAGACTCTTGTTTGCATTCGAGAATTACTCTAAACACATTCCTTTGATTCTTGGCTCTCCACGGTTCTGGGTGAAATACACAGCTCCTGCAATTTTTGAGAAGCTACCTTCCTCGTTGTGGCAATCTAAAGCTGTCAATGGTTCTCCTTTCTCTGACAGCCTTGGAAGGCAAATACTCACTAGTTCCGAGAGGCAAAGTTCATCAGCTACTGCTGCATTGCTTGGTGCAAATGAAAGTGCAAGCCCAAAACTTTACGATCTTTGTAAGATTATGCGGGAGTTGTGTATTAGAGCTTACAGCTTATGGATATCATGGCTATCTGATGAGCTTTCAGTTATTCTCTCTCGGGAGCTTGGACAAGATGATGGGTTATCTGCAACAACTCCCTTAAGG GGTTGGGAAGAGATAATTGTTAAGCAAGAACAATCTGATGAGGGGTCATCAGAGATGAAAATATCACTCCCGTCTATGCCGTCTCTCTATGTGATATCCTTCTTATGTCAAGCATGTGCAGAAATTCATAGAATTGGAGGCCATGTTCTTGACAAACCAATTGTGCAAAGGTTTGCATTGAGCCTTATTGAAAAG GTTATTTCAAATTATAAGAACTTTCTCTCTACTAGAGAAGCCTCTGGAGCTCAAGTGTCAGAGAAAGGAATTTTACAGGTCTTGTTGGACATAAGGTTTGCTGCTGATGTTCTTTCTGGGGGTGATTTCAATGTAAATGAAGAGTTATCTTTAAAACCGAAGTCTAAATCAGCATTCAGAAGGAAGCGGGACCACATTCAGACAAAGTCTGCTGTTAGAGACAGTGTTGATGGCCTTATCTATTCTTTTTCACAAAAGTTGGATCCCATTGATTGGCTGAC GTATGAGCCATACTTATGGGAGAATGAGAGGCAGTCATACCTCCGGCATGCTGTGCTCTTCGGGTTCTTTGTTCAGCTTAATCGGAAGTATACAGACACCATACAGAAGCTGCCTACTAATTCCGAGTCGAATATTATGAGATGTTCTGTGGTTCCTCGTTTCAAATATCTTCCAATCAG TGCTCCAGCATTGTCTTCTAGAGGGAATACTGGGAAACCTATTATAGCTGCCTCCAATGATATTACTTCAAGAAGTTCCTGGGAAGCTTATACAAGTGGAGAGCTTTCCCGGAAAGGTGATTTGGATGACCACCAGAGCTTTGGTGTTGCAACGCCTTTCTTAAAATCTTTCATGCAG GTTGGCAGTAGATTCGGGGAGAGCACTTTAAAACTGGGATCGATATTAACGGATGGGCAAGTGGGCATATTCAAGGATAGATCTGCAGCTGCCATGTCTACATTTGGTGACATCTTACCCGTACAAGCCGCAGGACTTCTATCATCCTTTACAACCACCAGATCAGATTCTTGA
- the LOC107962199 gene encoding acetyl-coenzyme A synthetase, chloroplastic/glyoxysomal, which produces MASSSPKNLTTTNHLRHVESMASLPSGAGKISHLNAVILGEALASEENDFVFPSDAFSRQALIPSPHKYLEMYKRSIEDPAGFWSGIASSQFYWKQKWGDQVCSENLDVRKGDIKIEWFKGGITNICYNCLDRNIDAGLADKIALYWESNEPGFDAHLTYSQLLHRVCQLANYLKSIGVRKGDAVIVYLPMLMELPITMLACARIGAVHSVVFAGFSSESLAQRIVDCKPKVVITCNAVRRGPKTIHLKDIVDAALVESAKNGISIDVCLTCENQSALKRESTKWQEGRDVWWEDVVPKYPTTCDVEWVDAEDPLFLLYTSGSTGKPKGVLHTTGGYMVYTATTFKYAFDYKESDVYWCTADCGWITGHSYVTYGPMLNGATVVVYEGAPNYPDSGRCWDIVDKYKVTIFYTAPTLVRSLMRDGDEYVTRYSRKSLRVLGSVGEPINPSAWRWFFNLVGGSRCPISDTWWQTETGGFMITPLPGAWPQKPGSATFPFFGVQPVIVDEKGTEIDGECSGYLCVKGSWPGAFRTLYGDHERYETTYFRPFPGYYFTGDGCSRDKDGYHWLTGRVDDVINVSGHRIGTAEVESALVSHPQCAEAAVVGVEHEVKGQGIYAFVTLVEGVPYSEELRKSLILIVRNQIGAFAAPDKIHWAPGLPKTRSGKIMRRILRKMASRQLDELGDISTLAEPGVVDQLIALADS; this is translated from the exons ATGGCATCTTCCTCTCCCAAGAATCTGACCACCACCAACCATTTGAGACATGTGGAGTCCATGGCCTCCTTGCCTTCTGGCGCCGGCAAGATTTCCCATTTGAACGCTGTCATTTTGGGGGAGGCTCTTGCTTCCGAAGAGAACGACTTCGTTTTCCCAAGCGATGCCTTCTCTCGTCAGGCTCTCATTCCTTCTCCGCACAAG TATCTGGAGATGTACAAAAGGTCAATAGAGGACCCGGCTGGATTTTGGTCAGGCATTGCGTCATCGCAGTTCTATTGGAAGCAAAAATGGGGAGATCAGGTCTGCTCTGAGAATCTAGATGTTAGGAAAGGGGATATCAAGATCGAG TGGTTCAAGGGCGGAATCACCAATATATGCTACAACTGCTTAGATAGAAACATCGATGCTGGGCTTGCAGACAAAATCGCTCTTTACTGGGAATCCAATGAACCTGGCTTTGATGCCCATCTCACTTACTCCCAGCTACTGCACCGAGTTTGCCAG CTTGCTAACTACCTGAAAAGTATTGGTGTTAGAAAGGGTGATGCTGTTATTGTTTATTTGCCTATGTTAATGGAACTCCCGATTACCATGCTTGCCTGTGCCCGCATAGGCGCAGTTCACTCG GTTGTCTTTGCTGGATTTTCTTCAGAATCTCTTGCCCAGCGAATAGTGGACTGCAAACCAAAAGTTGTGATTACTTGTAATGCTGTTAGAAGAGGTCCTAAGACCATCCACCTCAAGGACATTGTTGATGCTGCCCTTGTTGAATCTGCCAAGAATGGGATCTCCATAG ATGTATGCTTAACCTGCGAAAACCAATCAGCATTGAAGAGGGAAAGCACTAAATGGCAGGAAGGAAGAGATGTATGGTGGGAG GATGTTGTCCCAAAATATCCAACCACTTGTGATGTTGAGTGGGTTGATGCTGAAGATCCCCTTTTTCTACTGTATACTAGCGGGAGCACTGGGAAGCCAAAG GGCGTACTCCACACAACCGGAGGATATATGGTGTACACAGCGACAACATTTAAATATGCATTTGACTACAAAGAGTCTGATGTTTACTG GTGCACTGCTGATTGTGGCTGGATTACAGGGCATAGTTACGTAACCTATGGACCTATGCTTAATGGAGCAACAGTTGTTGTATACGAGGGA GCCCCAAATTACCCTGATTCTGGAAGATGTTGGGACATTGTTGACAAATACAAGGTGACCATATTCTACACTGCCCCTACATTGGTGCGCTCTCTCATGCGTGATGGTGATGAG TATGTTACACGCTACTCACGGAAGTCTCTGCGTGTTCTTGGAAGTGTTGGCGAGCCCATTAATCCAAGTGCTTGGAG GTGGTTCTTTAATTTAGTTGGAGGGTCTAGGTGCCCTATTTCTGACACTTGGTGGCAAACTGAAACAGGTGGCTTTATG ATTACTCCTCTACCGGGTGCCTGGCCACAGAAACCTGGTTCTGCCACCTTTCCTTTTTTTGGAGTTCAG CCTGTCATAGTGGATGAGAAAGGAACTGAGATTGATGGTGAGTGTAGCGGTTATTTGTGTGTGAAAGGCTCATGGCCTGGTGCATTTCGAACTCTTTACGGTGACCATGAGAGATATGAGACAACATACTTTAGACCATTCCCTGGATATTATTTTACTGGTGATGGCTGCAGTAG GGACAAGGATGGGTACCACTGGCTTACTGGAAGAGTTGATGATGTTATCAATGTTAG TGGACATCGTATTGGCACAGCTGAGGTGGAATCTGCTCTAGTTTCTCATCCTCAGTGTGCAGAAGCTGCTGTGGTTGGTGTTGAGCATGAG GTTAAAGGACAGGGCATATATGCCTTTGTTACTCTTGTGGAAGGTGTTCCTTACAGTGAAGAACTTCGGAAGAGCCTTATACTCATAGTTCGAAATCAG ATAGGAGCATTTGCGGCACCTGACAAGATACACTGGGCACCTGGCCTCCCAAAAACGAGGAGTGGAAAGATCATGCGCAGGATTCTGAGGAAAATGGCATCCAGACAGTTAGATGAACTTGGAGACATAAGCACGCTTGCAGAACCAGGTGTAGTTGATCAGCTTATTGCACTTGCGGATAGCTGA
- the LOC107962200 gene encoding protein PLANT CADMIUM RESISTANCE 10 isoform X1, which translates to MKSRSSYVPPPYIPLGQSDQDLPRPTGEGDGEPRPSPSPSPSPSPPQSQSVQWSSGICACCDDMQSCCIGLFFPCYLFGKNAEFLGSGTLVGSCITHFILWALVNTLCCVLTQGFYLALPGFGCFISCYACGYRRALRSRYNLQEAPCGDFATHFFCHLCAICQEYREIRERAEDPKPPDLNLAVVTAPDVQTMESSDL; encoded by the exons ATGAAAAGCCGAAGCAGCTATGTCCCACCGCCTTACATACCCTTGGGGCAGTCGGACCAAGACCTTCCTCGTCCTACTGGGGAGGGGGATGGTGAACCAAGGCCGTCGCCGTCGCCGTCGCCATCGCCGTCGCCGCCGCAGTCTCAGTCTGTTCAGTGGTCTTCTGGAATCTGTGCTTGCTGCGATGACATGCAGAGCT GTTGTATAGGTCTCTTTTTCCCCTGCTATTTGTTTGGAAAGAATGCAGAATTTTTGGGTTCGGGTACTCTAGTCGGATCCTGCATCACCCATTTCATTCTTTGGGCCCTTGTCAACACTCTCTGCTGCGTCTTAACTCAAGGCTTCTATTTGGCTTTACCTGGATTTGGATGCTTTATCTCTTGTTATGCTTGTGGCTATCGGAGGGCACTTCGCTCCAGATACAATTTGCAG GAAGCACCTTGTGGGGACTTTGCTACTCACTTTTTCTGCCATCTTTGTGCCATTTGTCAAGAGTACAGGGAGATTCGTGAAAGGGCAGAGGACCCTAAACCCCCTGATCTTAATCTGGCTGTCGTAACTGCACCAGACGTCCAGACAATGGAATCATCAGATCTCTAG
- the LOC107962198 gene encoding geranylgeranyl transferase type-2 subunit alpha 1 gives MHGRPRKAPKPEEEAASVAKAQKLRALQTQFFSFHHNKIYTKEAVELSAKLLEINPESYTAWNYRKLAVEHYLSQPDCNPDWIKSVLDDELRVVENALRQNFKSYGAWHHRKWVISKGHSSIDNELRLLDKFQKADSRNFHAWNYRRFVAESMKRSEQDELKYTEDMIYKNFSNYSAWHNRSVLLSALFEKKAEGFLSKEKVLPEEYEFIHQAIFTDPDDQSGWFYHLWLLDQTVTTDSPLLASSWPGHGYDVFLVEDRCYNGSAFSPFTALHSDSGSFPIVLYFNQPVGGVSSSTVTVECGFNKNEDLLWKPLSASNSQTARVWVAHLKIPSSDLLSTVEVSVGHSKGIISTRGFEYSHPSMFSFKVHVQPMERDFSQVSVAESISLREENFKIYGSQSEESIINSFNQLSIKNGHESTASNWRSEALAKEIECFRELLSLMDCKIGKLTLARLLMAYDVMSYPFANKLVHSEEVLELCSDLMKLDPTHYQYYKDEHSMVLLQKVTSSKESLLQHCFQYKDSVSSAICGPICLRLNNLSLSRMGAFEKLLWVQMLDLSHNELQSIEGLEAMQLLSCLSLRNNKLRSLTALEPLRKLKLLRVLDISYNQIGDHSIDTTRYLCSSPLSHSVGSESNKDETVTSDVALIDNWEAFYIFKDFNLNQLEIVGNTIADEKFKSVLVKIMPKLKQLDGKLLG, from the exons ATGCACGGCCGCCCCCGAAAAGCACCGAAACCTGAAGAGGAAGCGGCTTCGGTTGCCAAAGCTCAGAAGTTGCGCGCTCTCCAAACTCAATTCTTCTCCTTTCACCATAATAAAAT TTACACTAAAGAGGCGGTTGAACTTAGTGCTAAGCTTCTTGAGATCAATCCTGAATCGTACACCGCTTGGAACTATAGGAAACTCGCTGTTGAGCACTATCTGAGTCAGCCCGATTGTAATCCTGACTGGATCAAATCTGTTTTAGATGATGAACTCAGAGTG GTAGAGAACGCATTGAGGCAAAATTTTAAGTCATATGGAGCGTGGCATCATCGAAAATGGGTTATCAGCAAGGGCCATTCATCGATCGATAATGAGCTGAGATTGCTGGACAAGTTCCAGAAGGCTGATTCTCGTAATTTCCATGCATGGAATTATAGGAG aTTTGTTGCAGAGTCAATGAAGAGATCAGAACAGGATGAATTGAAGTACACTGAGGATatgatttataaaaattttagtaaCTACTCTGCATGGCATAATCGAAG TGTATTGTTGTCTGCTTTATTTGAGAAAAAGGCTGAAGGATTTCTCTCGAAAGAGAAGGTCTTGCCAGAGGAATATGAATTCATACATCAAGCTATATTTACAGACCCTGATGATCAAAGTGGATGGTTTTATCATCTTTGGCTACTAGACCAAACAGTTACAACTGACTCTCCTCTACTTGCTTCGTCTTGGCCTGGTCATGGTTATGATGTCTTTTTAGTGGAAGATAGATGCTATAATGGTTCTGCATTTTCTCCATTTACTGCTTTGCATTCTGATTCAGGGTCGTTTCCTATTGTTCTTTATTTTAATCAACCTGTTGGGGGTGTAAGCTCATCTACAGTTACTGTAGAATGtggatttaataaaaatgaagaTCTTCTTTGGAAACCACTTTCTGCAAGCAACTCACAAACTGCACGAGTTTGGGTTGCACATTTAAAAATTCCATCTTCAGATCTTCTTTCTACTGTTGAAGTTAGTGTTGGACATTCTAAGGGAATCATTTCAACAAGAGGGTTTGAATATAGCCATCCTTCAATGTTTTCATTTAAAGTACATGTACAGCCTATGGAAAGAGATTTCTCTCAAGTTTCTGTTGCAGAAAGTATTTcattgagagaagaaaattttaagatCTATGGATCACAATCGGAGGAATCAATTATTAACTCTTTTAATCAACTAAGTATCAAGAATGGTCATGAATCAACTGCATCTAACTGGCGCTCTGAGGCTTTAGCTAAAGAGATTGAATGCTTCCGTGAACTGTTATCGTTGATGGACTG TAAAATTGGAAAGCTCACACTTGCTAGATTACTGATGGCTTATGATGTAATGTCATATCCATTTGCTAACAAACTGGTGCATTCAGAAGAAGTTCTTGAGCTGTGTAGTGATTTGATGAAATTGGATCCAACACATTACCAGTACTACAAGGATGAACATAGCATGGTCTTGCTACAGAAG GTGACTTCTAGTAAAGAGTCATTACTTCAACATTGCTTTCAGTATAAGGACTCAGTTTCATCAGCCATATGTGGTCCTATCTGTCTCCGGCTGAACAACTTATCGCTATCACGGATGGGAGCTTTTGAGAAATTATTGTGGGTTCAAATGTTAGATCTCAGCCACAATGAACTACAATCAATTGAAG GATTGGAAGCTATGCAGCTCCTCTCTTGTTTGAGTTTGAGAAACAATAAACTGAGAAGTTTAACTGCTCTGGAGCCTTTGAGAAAGCTCAAGTTATTAAGAGTACTGGATATTTCATACAACCAGATTGGCGATCATTCTATTGACACAACAAGGTACTTGTGCTCTTCTCCTTTGTCTCATTCAGTTGGAAGTGAATCGAACAAGGATGAAACCGTGACCAGCGATGTTGCTCTTATTGACAATTGGGaggctttttatatttttaaagactTCAACTTGAATCAATTAGAGATAGTGGGGAACACAATTGCTGATGAAAAGTTTAAGTCAGTTCTGGTTAAGATTATGCCTAAACTTAAGCAATTAGATGGTAAACTCTTAGGTTGA
- the LOC107962200 gene encoding uncharacterized protein isoform X2, with protein MSHRLTYPWGSRTKTFLVLLGRGMVNQGRRRRRRHRRRRRSLSLFSGLLESVLAAMTCRAVCYFDFWFVRLYRSLFPLLFVWKECRIFGFGYSSRILHHPFHSLGPCQHSLLRLNSRLLFGFTWIWMLYLLLCLWLSEGTSLQIQFAGSTLWGLCYSLFLPSLCHLSRVQGDS; from the exons ATGTCCCACCGCCTTACATACCCTTGGGGCAGTCGGACCAAGACCTTCCTCGTCCTACTGGGGAGGGGGATGGTGAACCAAGGCCGTCGCCGTCGCCGTCGCCATCGCCGTCGCCGCCGCAGTCTCAGTCTGTTCAGTGGTCTTCTGGAATCTGTGCTTGCTGCGATGACATGCAGAGCTGTATGCTACTTTGACTTTTGGTTTGTCAG GTTGTATAGGTCTCTTTTTCCCCTGCTATTTGTTTGGAAAGAATGCAGAATTTTTGGGTTCGGGTACTCTAGTCGGATCCTGCATCACCCATTTCATTCTTTGGGCCCTTGTCAACACTCTCTGCTGCGTCTTAACTCAAGGCTTCTATTTGGCTTTACCTGGATTTGGATGCTTTATCTCTTGTTATGCTTGTGGCTATCGGAGGGCACTTCGCTCCAGATACAATTTGCAG GAAGCACCTTGTGGGGACTTTGCTACTCACTTTTTCTGCCATCTTTGTGCCATTTGTCAAGAGTACAGGGAGATTCGTGA